One genomic region from Pseudoduganella dura encodes:
- a CDS encoding TetR/AcrR family transcriptional regulator: MSDEQVKDPGLCDAPPLCPLAARSAGRPRACDAEARTQELLSAAAELFLEKGYSKVSLEMIARRARVAVRTIYVKFGGKSGLFREILKSGRDVYFETMEDLETNPRPIREVLVDFGMRFHELVSSGAVIKLYRMVIAEAHHDPEMAEAFFESGPRQTRLALERYFTRPDVRAQLRDLPADQLVVHLLNCLMGDHLKRYLFAPPARDVHEDTLLVEQRVDLFLHGVKA; the protein is encoded by the coding sequence ATGTCTGACGAGCAAGTAAAAGATCCCGGCCTGTGCGATGCGCCGCCCCTGTGCCCGCTTGCCGCACGCAGCGCCGGACGCCCCCGGGCGTGCGATGCGGAAGCGCGCACGCAGGAACTGTTGAGCGCCGCCGCCGAGCTGTTCCTGGAAAAGGGCTATTCGAAAGTCAGCCTGGAAATGATCGCGCGCCGGGCGCGCGTGGCCGTGCGCACGATCTACGTGAAGTTCGGCGGCAAGAGTGGTCTGTTTCGGGAAATCCTGAAATCGGGCCGCGATGTCTATTTCGAGACGATGGAAGACCTGGAGACGAACCCGAGGCCGATTCGCGAGGTGCTGGTCGACTTCGGCATGCGCTTCCACGAGCTCGTGTCATCGGGGGCGGTCATCAAGCTGTACCGGATGGTCATCGCGGAAGCCCACCACGATCCCGAGATGGCCGAGGCGTTCTTCGAATCCGGCCCGCGCCAGACCCGGCTGGCGCTGGAGCGGTACTTCACCCGGCCCGACGTGCGTGCCCAGCTGCGCGACCTGCCCGCCGACCAGCTGGTGGTGCACCTGCTGAACTGCCTGATGGGGGATCACCTGAAGCGTTACCTGTTCGCGCCCCCGGCGCGCGACGTGCACGAGGACACCCTGCTCGTCGAGCAGCGCGTCGACCTGTTCCTGCACGGCGTCAAGGCTTGA
- a CDS encoding HlyD family secretion protein: MSNQAEQKVLGAASQATPQAAAPAKKPNRRVLVVAGLIAVAAIAAGGRMWYRSAHFVETENAYVAGHVHPVSSRIAGTVTKVLIDDNQYVKAGDVIAELDPFDQHVKVEQIRAQIASAETQVLQADAQVAQVKAQASATAAQVKQAEALLVRAKQDADRYGQLYTSQMKAVSKAELDAANAGRASAAADLAARKDSVTAAKAQIGAAASARDVLKAQIDVLKVQLKDAEQQLAYNRIVAPVSGRVGKRNLEVGQRVSPGQQLTALVQDNVWVTANFKETQLAEMHIGQPVHISVDALPGKEITGHVDSFSPASGNQFALLPADNATGNFTKIVQRVPVKITLDAADQKALAGRLVPGMSVIAEVAIGEASQVH; the protein is encoded by the coding sequence ATGTCCAACCAGGCAGAACAAAAAGTGCTCGGCGCCGCCTCCCAGGCAACCCCGCAAGCCGCCGCGCCGGCGAAAAAGCCGAATCGCCGCGTGCTGGTCGTTGCCGGCCTGATCGCCGTGGCGGCTATCGCGGCGGGTGGCCGCATGTGGTACCGCAGCGCGCATTTCGTGGAAACTGAAAATGCCTATGTCGCCGGCCACGTGCACCCGGTGTCGTCGCGTATCGCCGGCACCGTGACGAAGGTGCTGATCGACGATAACCAGTATGTGAAGGCGGGCGACGTGATCGCCGAACTCGATCCGTTCGACCAGCATGTGAAGGTGGAGCAGATCCGCGCGCAGATCGCCAGCGCGGAAACGCAGGTGCTGCAGGCCGACGCGCAAGTGGCGCAGGTGAAGGCCCAGGCCAGCGCCACCGCCGCCCAGGTGAAGCAGGCCGAAGCGCTGCTGGTGCGCGCGAAACAGGACGCCGACCGCTACGGCCAGCTGTACACCAGCCAGATGAAGGCCGTGTCGAAGGCCGAGCTCGATGCCGCCAATGCCGGCCGCGCCAGCGCCGCCGCCGACCTGGCGGCCCGCAAGGACAGCGTCACCGCCGCCAAGGCGCAGATCGGCGCCGCGGCCTCCGCGCGCGATGTGCTGAAGGCGCAGATCGACGTGCTGAAAGTGCAGCTGAAGGACGCCGAACAGCAGCTCGCCTACAACCGCATCGTGGCGCCGGTCAGCGGCCGCGTGGGCAAGCGCAATCTCGAAGTGGGCCAGCGCGTGTCGCCGGGCCAGCAGCTGACGGCGCTGGTGCAGGACAATGTGTGGGTCACCGCGAACTTCAAGGAGACCCAGCTGGCGGAGATGCACATCGGCCAGCCGGTGCACATCAGCGTGGATGCGCTGCCGGGCAAGGAAATCACCGGCCACGTGGACAGCTTCTCGCCGGCATCCGGCAACCAGTTCGCGCTGCTGCCGGCCGATAACGCCACCGGCAACTTCACCAAGATCGTCCAGCGCGTGCCCGTGAAGATCACGCTCGACGCCGCCGACCAGAAGGCGCTTGCCGGCCGCCTGGTGCCGGGCATGTCGGTGATCGCCGAAGTGGCGATCGGCGAAGCAAGCCAAGTCCACTAA
- a CDS encoding DHA2 family efflux MFS transporter permease subunit, with translation MSTQTLTGSPPGAPAYGQAAEAVSGRTWIAVAAGMLGAFMAVLDIQITNSSLKDILGSLSATQEEGSWISTAYLVAEIIVIPLTALLTRVFSLRGYMMGTTALFLVFSTLCGFAWNLESMIAFRMLQGFTGGALIPMAMTLVMTQLPPSKRATGMALFGLTATLAPAMGPTLGGYLSELYGWPSIFYINWVPGLLLMAGIAYGLDKEKLRLDQLWNADWLGIAFMAMGLGCLTIFLEEGNSKDWFDSAFIIAFAAMALVGLLGWVITSAMREQPFVNLGLYGQRNFLVATVLSAVMGMGLYGSSFLLPLFLGQIAGYSPMQIGEVIMWVGLPQLFIMPFVAKLSAKIDNRILCSFGLLLFGGSCLMNAYMDASTGYDQLMLSQVVRALGQPFVMLTLSNFAMNGISPKDMPSASSLFNMTRNLGGSIGIALLATALSTREHFHSARLGESITSYSAAAQQRLDQMTQAFIGQGFDPVNAADKALKAVDGIVRREAYVMAYNDGFFIVGGILLSCIAILWLSDKVKSPSGAGAGGH, from the coding sequence ATGAGTACGCAGACACTGACCGGCAGCCCGCCCGGCGCGCCGGCCTATGGCCAGGCCGCCGAAGCGGTTTCCGGCCGCACCTGGATCGCGGTGGCCGCCGGCATGCTCGGCGCGTTCATGGCGGTGCTGGACATCCAGATCACCAACTCGTCGCTGAAGGACATCCTCGGCTCCCTGTCGGCCACGCAGGAAGAGGGTTCGTGGATCTCCACCGCCTACCTGGTGGCCGAGATCATCGTGATTCCGCTGACGGCGCTGCTGACGCGCGTGTTCTCGCTGCGCGGCTACATGATGGGCACCACCGCGCTGTTCCTGGTGTTTTCCACGCTGTGCGGTTTCGCCTGGAACCTGGAAAGCATGATCGCCTTCCGCATGTTGCAGGGCTTCACGGGCGGCGCGCTGATCCCGATGGCGATGACGCTGGTGATGACCCAGCTGCCGCCGTCGAAACGGGCGACCGGCATGGCGCTGTTCGGCCTGACCGCCACGCTGGCGCCGGCCATGGGCCCCACGCTGGGCGGCTACCTGTCGGAGCTGTACGGCTGGCCGTCGATCTTCTACATCAACTGGGTGCCGGGCCTGCTGCTGATGGCCGGTATCGCCTATGGCCTGGACAAGGAAAAGCTGCGCCTGGACCAGCTGTGGAACGCCGACTGGCTGGGCATCGCGTTCATGGCGATGGGCCTGGGCTGCCTGACGATCTTCCTCGAGGAAGGCAACAGCAAGGACTGGTTCGATTCGGCCTTCATCATCGCATTCGCCGCGATGGCGCTGGTCGGCCTGCTGGGGTGGGTCATCACCAGCGCGATGCGCGAGCAGCCGTTCGTCAACCTCGGCCTGTACGGGCAACGCAACTTCCTCGTCGCCACGGTACTGTCGGCGGTGATGGGCATGGGGCTGTACGGCTCGTCGTTCCTGCTGCCGCTGTTCCTGGGCCAGATCGCCGGCTATTCGCCGATGCAGATCGGCGAAGTGATCATGTGGGTGGGGCTGCCGCAGCTGTTCATCATGCCGTTCGTGGCCAAGCTGTCGGCGAAGATCGACAACCGCATCCTGTGCTCGTTCGGCCTGCTGCTGTTCGGCGGTTCGTGTCTGATGAACGCCTACATGGATGCGAGCACCGGCTACGACCAGCTGATGCTGTCGCAGGTCGTCCGCGCGCTGGGCCAGCCGTTCGTGATGCTCACGCTGTCGAACTTCGCGATGAACGGCATCTCGCCGAAGGACATGCCTTCGGCATCGAGCCTGTTCAACATGACGCGCAACCTGGGCGGCTCGATCGGCATCGCCCTGCTGGCCACCGCGCTGTCCACGCGCGAGCATTTCCATTCGGCGCGGCTGGGCGAATCGATCACCAGCTACTCGGCGGCCGCGCAACAGCGGCTCGACCAGATGACGCAGGCGTTCATCGGCCAGGGGTTCGACCCGGTCAACGCGGCGGACAAGGCGTTGAAGGCGGTCGACGGCATCGTGCGGCGCGAAGCGTATGTGATGGCCTACAACGACGGCTTCTTCATCGTCGGCGGCATCCTGCTGTCCTGCATCGCCATCCTGTGGCTGTCGGACAAGGTCAAATCGCCATCCGGCGCCGGCGCCGGCGGCCATTGA
- a CDS encoding efflux transporter outer membrane subunit: protein MFIKPGITVAVASAMLFLSGCATVGTDFKAPAGIAGSGFRHAPQAAASHQDAAARLPQQWWSVFGDATLDRLEQQALADSPTVKAAGQRLLQAEAQLGVTRASERPQLNVSAGISNSRTSANTSQGIALGRRAIDGNNYSVGSSFSYELDLLGRVRRAVEAADAQALAAQADRDGVMLVLTSQVATTYWQLRGLDAEIAILRGALDTRRETEELVTARFNAGLSNELDTSRATIERANAEADLEEAQRQRNGLEHGLAVLLGASPSSTVLPAVAGAGLPQPPAIPVGLPASLLAQRPDLAQSVATLKAANANIGVAEGALYPSLSLTGNFGFASESLSEIAKGGSRQFSFGPLALSLPVLDGGRNKANLAAAQARYDEAVANHQGRLLTALREVEDALSDVQQRQQQGKAQAVSREAAARAYLVARARYERGLSTYLDVTDAQRSSLAADRATAQIDTQRLLAAVSVARALGAGWQPEGKLAQLAQAPKQ from the coding sequence ATGTTCATCAAACCAGGCATTACCGTGGCGGTCGCATCCGCCATGCTGTTTCTCTCCGGCTGCGCCACCGTGGGCACCGATTTCAAGGCGCCGGCCGGCATCGCCGGCTCCGGCTTCCGCCACGCGCCGCAAGCGGCCGCATCGCACCAGGATGCCGCCGCGCGCCTGCCGCAGCAATGGTGGAGCGTGTTCGGCGATGCAACGCTGGACCGGCTCGAACAGCAGGCGCTGGCCGACAGCCCCACCGTCAAGGCGGCCGGGCAGCGGCTGCTGCAGGCCGAGGCGCAACTGGGCGTCACGCGGGCCAGCGAACGGCCGCAGCTGAACGTCAGTGCCGGGATCTCGAATTCGCGCACGTCGGCGAACACCTCGCAGGGGATCGCTCTGGGCCGCCGCGCGATCGACGGCAACAACTATTCGGTCGGCTCGTCGTTCTCGTACGAGCTGGACCTGCTGGGCCGCGTGCGCCGCGCCGTGGAAGCGGCCGATGCGCAGGCGCTGGCCGCGCAGGCCGATCGTGATGGCGTGATGCTGGTGCTGACATCGCAGGTTGCCACCACCTACTGGCAGTTGCGCGGCCTCGACGCCGAGATCGCGATCCTGCGCGGCGCGCTCGATACGCGCCGCGAAACCGAGGAACTGGTGACCGCGCGCTTCAATGCCGGCCTGTCGAACGAACTCGATACGTCGCGCGCGACGATCGAACGCGCCAACGCGGAAGCCGACCTCGAAGAAGCCCAGCGCCAGCGCAACGGCCTGGAACACGGCCTTGCCGTGCTGCTGGGGGCGTCGCCGTCATCGACCGTGCTGCCGGCCGTCGCGGGAGCGGGCTTGCCGCAGCCGCCGGCGATTCCCGTCGGCCTGCCCGCCAGCCTGCTGGCGCAGCGGCCCGACCTGGCGCAAAGCGTGGCCACGCTGAAGGCGGCCAATGCGAATATCGGCGTGGCCGAGGGCGCGCTGTATCCGTCGCTGAGCCTGACCGGCAATTTCGGTTTTGCTTCCGAGAGCCTGTCGGAGATAGCCAAGGGCGGCTCGCGCCAGTTCAGCTTCGGCCCGCTGGCGTTGTCGCTGCCGGTGCTCGACGGCGGCCGCAACAAGGCCAACCTGGCCGCGGCGCAGGCCCGTTACGACGAAGCCGTGGCGAACCACCAGGGCCGGCTGCTCACCGCCCTGCGGGAAGTGGAAGACGCGCTGTCCGACGTGCAGCAGCGCCAGCAGCAGGGCAAGGCGCAGGCCGTGTCGCGCGAGGCGGCGGCGCGCGCTTACCTGGTGGCGCGGGCCCGCTACGAGCGCGGCCTGTCCACCTACCTCGACGTGACCGATGCCCAGCGCAGCTCGCTGGCGGCCGACCGTGCCACCGCGCAGATCGATACGCAGCGGCTGCTGGCCGCGGTGTCCGTCGCGCGGGCGCTGGGTGCCGGCTGGCAGCCGGAAGGCAAGCTGGCGCAACTGGCCCAGGCACCGAAGCAATAG
- a CDS encoding NAD(P)H-dependent oxidoreductase → MPLLEKLRWRYATKKMDAQRPVPADKVERIIEAARLAPTSSGLQPYEILLVTNPEVKKRISAVAWNQQQVVDGSHLLVFAAWDNYTAERINQMFDYTNEVRGFENEGWEKYRQQLLATYPQRDAEVNFSHAARQAYIGLSAAVIAAAFEEVDSVPMEGFDPAAVDEILGLQARGLKSVVILPLGYRADAGDWLVDLPKVRRPRGQFVTEVA, encoded by the coding sequence ATGCCATTACTGGAAAAACTGCGGTGGCGCTACGCCACCAAGAAAATGGACGCGCAGCGCCCCGTGCCGGCCGACAAGGTCGAGCGCATCATCGAGGCGGCACGCCTGGCGCCCACGTCGAGCGGCCTGCAGCCGTATGAAATCCTGCTGGTGACGAATCCCGAAGTGAAGAAGCGCATCAGTGCCGTGGCCTGGAACCAGCAACAGGTGGTCGATGGCTCGCACCTGCTGGTATTCGCCGCATGGGACAACTACACGGCCGAACGCATCAACCAGATGTTCGACTACACCAACGAGGTGCGCGGCTTCGAGAACGAGGGTTGGGAGAAGTACCGGCAGCAATTGCTGGCCACGTACCCGCAACGCGACGCCGAGGTCAACTTCAGCCATGCTGCGCGGCAGGCGTACATCGGCCTGAGTGCGGCGGTGATTGCGGCCGCGTTCGAGGAAGTGGACAGCGTGCCGATGGAAGGCTTCGACCCGGCCGCGGTGGACGAGATCCTGGGCCTGCAGGCACGCGGCCTGAAGAGCGTGGTGATACTGCCGCTGGGCTACCGCGCCGATGCCGGCGACTGGCTGGTGGACCTGCCGAAGGTGCGCCGGCCGCGCGGGCAGTTCGTGACCGAAGTGGCGTAA
- a CDS encoding LysR family transcriptional regulator yields MDKLRSMEVFVAAVDAGSFTGAAQHCGMSAVMVGKHIRMLEQMLGAALLTRTTRRQALTEIGRRYAEQCRAILAQVGDAESVAEAMRAAPRGLIKATAPVSFGAQWLSPAITAYLERYPDVTVDLSLSDRTVDLVEEGFDIAVRIGPLPDSTLVARPLTPYAMAICASPDYLARHGTPQAPADLKDHACLEFTGWLPQARWKLKGQEDGRLVRPGRFRANSTAALRMAALNGFGIVMQAELILADDIAAGRLIPLLRDWLPAPRPMHLVYSRDRRATPKLTTFVDFLLERFGP; encoded by the coding sequence ATGGACAAGTTGCGCAGCATGGAAGTGTTCGTGGCCGCCGTCGACGCCGGCAGTTTCACCGGCGCGGCGCAGCACTGCGGCATGTCGGCCGTGATGGTCGGCAAGCACATCCGGATGCTGGAACAGATGCTGGGCGCGGCGCTGCTGACGCGCACCACGCGCCGCCAGGCGCTGACGGAGATCGGCCGCCGCTATGCCGAGCAGTGCCGCGCGATCCTGGCGCAGGTCGGCGATGCCGAATCGGTGGCCGAAGCGATGCGCGCAGCGCCGCGCGGCCTGATCAAGGCGACGGCGCCGGTATCGTTCGGCGCGCAGTGGCTGAGCCCCGCGATCACCGCCTACCTGGAACGCTACCCGGATGTGACGGTGGACCTGAGCCTGAGCGACCGCACGGTGGACCTGGTGGAAGAAGGTTTCGATATCGCCGTGCGCATCGGCCCCCTGCCCGATTCGACGCTGGTGGCACGGCCCCTGACACCGTATGCGATGGCGATCTGCGCGTCGCCGGACTACCTGGCGCGGCATGGCACGCCGCAGGCACCGGCGGACCTGAAGGATCACGCCTGCCTGGAATTCACGGGCTGGCTGCCGCAGGCAAGGTGGAAACTGAAGGGGCAGGAAGACGGCCGCCTGGTACGGCCGGGGCGCTTTCGGGCCAACAGCACGGCGGCGCTGCGGATGGCCGCGCTGAATGGCTTCGGCATCGTGATGCAGGCGGAGCTGATCCTGGCCGACGACATCGCCGCCGGCCGGCTCATCCCGCTGCTGCGGGACTGGCTGCCCGCGCCCCGCCCGATGCACCTGGTCTACTCGCGCGACCGGCGCGCCACGCCCAAGCTGACGACGTTCGTCGATTTCCTGCTCGAGCGCTTCGGGCCCTGA
- a CDS encoding short chain dehydrogenase — protein MKIIVIGAAGTIGKAVVERLGQRHDIIAAGRSSGQQQVAIEDYASVQALFARTGAVDGVVVAAGGLHLGSFAEMTPEQFHVGLHGKLMGQVHVALAAQHALNDGGSITLTSGIDAYHAIRHGANAMTVNLGLEGLVAGAALDLRRGLRINLVAPTVLTESVPLYGHLFPGFESADGKRVALAYERSVDGPETGKVYRVY, from the coding sequence ATGAAGATCATCGTCATCGGTGCGGCGGGCACCATCGGCAAGGCGGTCGTGGAGCGGCTGGGGCAGCGGCACGACATCATCGCCGCCGGCCGTTCCAGCGGCCAGCAGCAGGTTGCAATCGAGGATTACGCCAGCGTGCAGGCGCTGTTCGCGCGCACCGGTGCCGTGGACGGCGTGGTCGTCGCCGCCGGCGGGCTGCACCTGGGATCGTTCGCCGAAATGACGCCCGAGCAGTTCCATGTGGGCCTGCACGGCAAGCTGATGGGGCAGGTGCACGTGGCGCTGGCCGCGCAGCATGCGTTGAACGACGGCGGCTCGATCACGCTTACGTCCGGCATCGATGCCTATCACGCGATCCGGCACGGCGCCAACGCCATGACCGTCAACCTGGGACTCGAAGGCCTGGTTGCCGGCGCCGCGCTGGACCTGCGGCGCGGCCTGCGGATCAACCTTGTCGCGCCCACCGTGCTGACCGAATCCGTGCCGCTGTACGGGCACCTGTTCCCGGGCTTCGAATCGGCAGACGGCAAGCGCGTGGCGCTGGCGTACGAGCGCAGCGTCGATGGGCCGGAAACCGGAAAGGTGTATCGGGTCTATTGA
- a CDS encoding methyl-accepting chemotaxis protein, producing the protein MNITNIGTRLALGFGLVFFLLTVVTAIGIHRVGYIDSILTQVSEVNNVKQRHAINFRGSVHDRAIALRDVVLADDPKPFMAEIDVLANNYEKSAAPLDDVLAHRADTTAAERAAIAAIKDAEANALPLIARVVALRQANSVAEATGVLRLQAAPAFVAWLAAINRMIDLQEHASAAQAQDAAGVAHGFPELMVALCLSAIALGSGAAWWIHRGLCRQLGGEPRHASAIVAAIAAGNLAVPIDTRPGDDSSLLHALRGMRDSLVEIVSQVRHGTQTIAANSRKIAAGNQDLAQRTETQAGNIEETAASMEELTGTVKQNSDHARQANGLALSASEVATKGGDVVGEVVRTMASINASSKKIVDIIGVIDSIAFQTNILALNAAVEAARAGEQGRGFAVVATEVRNLAQRSAGAAREIKVLIDDSVERVDMGARLVDQAGATMAEIVTSVRRVTDIMGEISTASVEQTAGIEQVNSAVAEMDDVVQCNAALVEQAAAAASSLQDEAAHLAEVVSVFRLADAATAAASPVSMPAPGRSPAAAGKPAGSGQPAPRPAASRTADKVTGKGVDNVVGMGTRKVANARVQADEEWEEF; encoded by the coding sequence ATGAACATCACCAATATCGGCACCCGGCTCGCACTGGGCTTCGGTCTCGTCTTCTTCCTGCTGACCGTCGTGACGGCGATCGGCATCCACCGCGTCGGCTATATCGACAGCATCCTCACGCAAGTGTCGGAGGTGAACAATGTGAAGCAGCGCCACGCGATCAACTTCCGCGGCAGCGTGCACGACCGTGCCATCGCGCTGCGCGACGTGGTGCTGGCCGATGATCCGAAGCCGTTCATGGCCGAGATCGACGTGCTGGCGAACAATTATGAAAAATCCGCCGCGCCGCTGGACGATGTGCTGGCGCACCGTGCCGACACGACCGCGGCCGAACGCGCGGCGATCGCCGCGATCAAGGATGCGGAAGCGAATGCGCTGCCGCTGATCGCCAGGGTCGTGGCGCTGCGCCAGGCCAACAGCGTGGCGGAAGCCACCGGCGTGCTGCGGCTGCAGGCCGCCCCCGCCTTCGTGGCATGGCTGGCCGCCATCAACCGGATGATCGACCTGCAGGAGCATGCCAGCGCCGCGCAGGCGCAGGATGCGGCGGGCGTGGCCCATGGCTTTCCGGAACTGATGGTGGCCCTGTGCCTTTCCGCGATCGCGCTCGGCAGCGGCGCCGCGTGGTGGATCCACCGCGGCCTGTGCCGGCAGCTGGGCGGCGAGCCGCGCCACGCGTCGGCCATCGTGGCAGCGATCGCCGCCGGCAACCTTGCCGTGCCGATCGACACGCGGCCGGGCGATGACAGCAGCCTGCTGCATGCGCTGCGCGGCATGCGCGACAGCCTGGTCGAAATCGTCAGCCAGGTGCGGCACGGCACGCAGACGATCGCCGCCAATTCGCGCAAGATCGCCGCCGGCAACCAGGACCTGGCGCAGCGTACCGAAACCCAGGCCGGCAATATCGAGGAGACCGCCGCGTCGATGGAGGAACTGACCGGTACCGTCAAGCAGAACTCGGACCATGCGCGGCAAGCCAACGGGCTGGCACTGTCGGCGTCGGAAGTGGCGACTAAGGGCGGCGACGTGGTGGGCGAGGTCGTCAGGACGATGGCTTCGATCAATGCCTCGTCGAAAAAGATCGTCGACATCATCGGCGTCATCGACAGCATCGCGTTCCAGACCAACATCCTGGCGCTGAACGCCGCCGTGGAAGCGGCGCGTGCCGGCGAGCAGGGGCGCGGCTTTGCCGTCGTCGCCACCGAGGTGCGCAACCTGGCGCAGCGCTCGGCCGGCGCGGCCCGCGAGATCAAGGTACTGATCGACGATTCCGTCGAGCGGGTGGACATGGGCGCCCGGCTGGTGGACCAGGCCGGCGCCACGATGGCGGAAATCGTCACGAGCGTGCGGCGCGTGACCGACATCATGGGCGAGATATCGACCGCCAGCGTCGAGCAGACGGCCGGTATCGAGCAGGTCAATTCCGCCGTGGCCGAGATGGACGACGTGGTGCAGTGTAACGCCGCGCTGGTGGAGCAGGCGGCCGCCGCCGCGTCGTCGCTGCAGGACGAGGCGGCGCACCTGGCGGAGGTGGTGTCGGTCTTCAGGCTGGCCGATGCCGCAACCGCTGCCGCGTCGCCCGTGTCGATGCCGGCACCCGGCCGCAGCCCGGCGGCGGCCGGCAAGCCGGCCGGCAGCGGACAACCTGCGCCGCGCCCGGCCGCGAGCCGGACAGCCGACAAGGTGACCGGCAAGGGAGTCGATAACGTGGTCGGCATGGGCACCCGCAAGGTGGCCAATGCCCGCGTCCAGGCCGACGAGGAATGGGAGGAGTTTTGA
- a CDS encoding BON domain-containing protein, with product MKKAAFITLALVSAFATAQTANNTAYKSAHDKAEAAYKAAKKQCDTLKDNAEDVCTEEAKVARAQAERDAVAQHKNTGNELSRAERKLADAKYELAKEKCDDLSGDAKDSCQVQARSLKANMTAQTAGDGRTAVLVDNKTGAEIASTGGATVAGTAAATRDATAAAVDRAGDRTAAAVDRAGDRTAAATANAREKASDMASNAKEKTSDLAQSAKEKTSGAAGTAQAAMSDTMITAKVKADMAADKTVKAMDVHVETQKGVVMLSGFVPSKAEADRAVELAKGVQGVNDVKSSIQVKK from the coding sequence ATGAAAAAAGCTGCATTCATCACGCTGGCCCTGGTCAGCGCATTTGCTACCGCCCAAACCGCCAACAACACGGCCTACAAGTCGGCGCACGACAAGGCAGAGGCCGCCTACAAGGCTGCCAAGAAGCAATGCGACACGCTGAAGGATAACGCCGAAGACGTGTGTACCGAGGAAGCAAAGGTTGCCCGTGCCCAGGCTGAACGCGATGCCGTGGCACAGCACAAGAATACCGGCAACGAACTGTCGCGTGCCGAGCGCAAGCTGGCCGACGCCAAATATGAGCTGGCCAAGGAAAAATGCGACGACCTGTCCGGCGATGCGAAGGATTCCTGCCAGGTCCAGGCCCGTTCGCTGAAAGCCAACATGACGGCGCAGACCGCGGGCGATGGCCGCACCGCCGTGCTGGTCGATAACAAGACCGGCGCCGAGATTGCCAGCACCGGTGGCGCCACGGTAGCCGGCACCGCTGCCGCTACGCGTGACGCGACCGCCGCCGCGGTCGATCGCGCCGGTGACCGTACTGCCGCCGCGGTGGACCGCGCCGGTGACCGTACCGCCGCCGCTACCGCCAATGCCCGCGAAAAAGCTTCCGACATGGCATCGAACGCCAAGGAAAAAACTTCCGACCTGGCGCAATCGGCCAAGGAAAAAACCTCGGGTGCGGCCGGTACCGCACAGGCTGCGATGTCCGACACGATGATCACCGCGAAAGTCAAAGCCGACATGGCCGCCGACAAGACCGTGAAAGCGATGGACGTGCACGTGGAAACCCAGAAAGGCGTGGTGATGCTGAGCGGCTTCGTACCGTCGAAAGCCGAGGCTGACCGCGCCGTCGAACTGGCCAAGGGCGTGCAAGGCGTGAACGACGTGAAGAGCTCGATCCAGGTCAAGAAATAA